A region of Vicia villosa cultivar HV-30 ecotype Madison, WI unplaced genomic scaffold, Vvil1.0 ctg.000726F_1_1, whole genome shotgun sequence DNA encodes the following proteins:
- the LOC131630736 gene encoding scarecrow-like protein 32, with translation MEQLLVQCANAIETNNATQAQQILWVLNNTTPQEGDSNQRLAASFIRALTTRASKTSSCKMLEEQLTETPNTNSYNNLDNNNNLSIQTHKFSVIELASFVDLTPWHRFGYTAANSAILEATKGFSVIHIVDLSLTHCMQIPTLIDAIANRDDVPPSIKLTVAVRNRNSIHIPIPPLLDLSYDELGSKLVNFAKSRNVSMEFKAVSSTYADGFASLIEYLRVQVQDLVYNKTHEALVINCHMMLHYIPEETLYTNMNMNTKSSSLRSMFLEALRGLEPTIVILVDEDADLTSSDLVTRLRSAFNYLWIPFDTVDTFLPRGSKQRHWYESDVCWKIENVIAYEGVQRVERVEDKSKWEQRMRNAHFQGVCFSEDTVMEVKGMIDEHAVGWGLKKEDEFLLLTWKGHNVIFASAWLPS, from the coding sequence ATGGAACAGTTACTAGTTCAATGCGCCAACGCCATTGAAACCAACAATGCAACACAAGCACAACAAATCCTTTGGGTCCTTAACAACACAACACCCCAAGAAGGTGACTCCAATCAACGCTTAGCCGCAAGCTTCATTCGAGCTCTAACAACCCGAGCCTCCAAAACCAGTAGCTGCAAAATGCTAGAAGAACAACTTACAGAAACTCCAAACACAAACAGTTATAACAATCTTGACAATAACAACAACCTCTCTATACAAACACACAAATTCTCCGTCATTGAACTAGCCAGCTTCGTCGATTTAACACCGTGGCATCGCTTCGGTTACACAGCAGCAAACTCCGCGATTCTAGAAGCCACCAAAGGTTTTTCTGTCATTCACATTGTTGATTTGAGTTTAACTCATTGCATGCAGATTCCTACACTAATCGACGCGATTGCTAATCGCGACGATGTTCCTCCTTCAATCAAGCTCACAGTTGCAGTTAGGAATAGGAATAGTATTCATATTCCAATTCCACCTTTGCTCGATCTTTCTTACGACGAATTAGGTTCCAAACTGGTTAATTTTGCTAAGTCAAGAAACGTGAGTATGGAATTCAAAGCAGTTTCTTCTACTTACGCAGACGGATTCGCTTCTTTGATCGAATATCTACGAGTGCAAGTCCAAGATTTAGTTTATAACAAAACTCATGAAGCATTGGTAATAAACTGTCATATGATGCTTCATTATATTCCTGAAGAAACTCTATATacaaatatgaatatgaataCTAAATCTTCTTCGCTACGATCGATGTTTCTAGAAGCTCTCCGAGGTTTAGAACCGACGATTGTCATTCTGGTCGATGAAGATGCGGATTTAACCTCGAGTGATTTAGTGACTAGATTAAGGTCAGCATTTAACTATCTTTGGATTCCTTTCGACACGGTGGACACGTTTCTACCGCGAGGGAGTAAACAAAGGCATTGGTATGAATCAGATGTTTGTTGGAAGATTGAGAATGTGATAGCATATGAAGGGGTTCAAAGAGTTGAGAGAGTTGAGGATAAAAGCAAGTGGGAGCAAAGAATGAGAAATGCGCATTTTCAAGGGGTTTGTTTTAGTGAAGATACGGTTATGGAGGTTAAGGGGATGATTGATGAACATGCAGTTGGGTGGGGATTGAAGAAAGAAGATGAGTTTCTTTTGCTTACTTGGAAAGGACACAATGTTATCTTTGCTTCTGCTTGGTTACCTTCTTGA